One segment of Nothobranchius furzeri strain GRZ-AD chromosome 13, NfurGRZ-RIMD1, whole genome shotgun sequence DNA contains the following:
- the trarg1a gene encoding trafficking regulator of GLUT4 1 translates to MAINTDTDFLKSNLSSEGGGGAPPADFQETEKLLAVTTEPSGVKMSTSFTRNMDGDKTLEADQNGHSVALRSGSVGQLAATAPLSPSKASLSRSSTGNAGVQETPRPRDYLILVIISCFFPVWPVSIVALVYSVMSRNSLQNGDVDGARRLGRLARLLSIVSIILGLLIIIVYVSVHFTGNH, encoded by the exons ATGGCCATAAACACGGACACCGACTTCCTGAAGTCCAACCTGAGCAGTGAGGGTGGAGGAGGCGCGCCGCCTGCGGacttccaggagacggagaaactCCTGGCGGTGACCACCGAGCCCAGTGGCGTGAAAATGTCCACTTCATTCACCAGGAACATGGATGGAGACAAAACCCTGGAGGCTGACCAGAATGGCCACAGCGTGGCGTTGAGGTCGGGCTCTGTGGGACAGCTGGCCGCCACAGCACCCCTGTCCCCGTCCAAGGCCAGCCTGAGCCGCTCCTCCACCGGGAATGCTGGGGTCCAGGAGACCCCGAGGCCCCGGGATTACCTCATCCTGGTCATCATCTCCTGCTTCTTCCCAGTTTGGCCCGTTAGCATCGTTGCACTGGTGTACTCTGTCATG TCCAGGAACAGTCTCCAGAATGGGGATGTAGATGGGGCCAGGAGGCTGGGTCGTCTGGCTCGTCTGTTAAGTATCGTCTCTATTATCCTGGGACTGCTCATCATCATAGTCTACGTCTCCGTTCATTTCACTG GAAATCACTAA